One Helianthus annuus cultivar XRQ/B chromosome 12, HanXRQr2.0-SUNRISE, whole genome shotgun sequence genomic region harbors:
- the LOC110893705 gene encoding FCS-Like Zinc finger 14, producing the protein MSAGKKRRAVIGKLVTSGQRVEAGGSSPRSPLDLKILVSPKRGVLNVGGGVGLGIVAALGDEPEEEEEEDDEEYTIVTRHMPNNNSYRKVYDGKGNSTRCVLDISPVDVKGDFLSCCHECNKRLDGRDVYMYRGERPFCSIECRARAIWMEQQQEEEERRSCGSQAAPSPSSSSDVATSGGIFAII; encoded by the coding sequence ATGAGTGCAGGCAAGAAAAGACGAGCAGTGATCGGGAAGCTGGTAACCAGCGGGCAGCGGGTGGAAGCGGGGGGCAGCAGCCCAAGAAGCCCTTTGGACTTGAAAATACTAGTATCACCAAAAAGAGGCGTACTTAATGTGGGTGGTGGAGTTGGGCTTGGAATAGTAGCCGCCCTTGGTGATGAaccggaggaggaggaggaggaggacgaTGAAGAGTACACAATAGTGACACGGCACATGCCAAATAATAACTCGTACAGAAAGGTGTATGATGGAAAAGGAAACAGTACAAGGTGTGTGTTGGACATATCTCCGGTGGATGTGAAAGGGGACTTTTTGAGTTGTTGCCATGAGTGTAATAAGAGACTGGATGGGAGAGATGTGTACATGTACAGAGGGGAGAGACCATTTTGTAGCATAGAGTGTAGAGCCAGGGCCATCTGGATGGaacaacaacaagaagaagaagaaaggaggaGTTGTGGCTCACAAGCAGCaccttctccttcttcttcttctgatgtCGCCACATCCGGCGGCATCTTTGCTATTATTTAA